Proteins from one bacterium genomic window:
- a CDS encoding 4Fe-4S binding protein, with translation MAEYNIKELKSGGFMKQKEKDLFSVRLRVVGGYIHSDQLPKLAEIAKKYGHGHIHLTTRQGIEIPYVHFKDFEKLKRELAEVDLEVGACGPRVRTITACQGVSCSHGLIDSQKIAKKIDERLFGKAGLPHKLKIGITGCPNACIKPQENDIGIMGVMSKRFKKDLCNLCGLCVEVCPVKVIKIKNKKLEFNQSKCIGCGDCVFSCPPGAWEKVTEGFRLFLGGKMGKFPKLGIKAIDFICSEEELLRIVTQAFEFYKKEGKKGERFRDTLERLGLKYFIGRYCD, from the coding sequence CGTTGTTGGTGGATATATTCACAGCGATCAACTTCCTAAGTTGGCAGAGATTGCCAAGAAATATGGCCATGGACACATTCATCTTACTACACGACAGGGCATAGAAATTCCTTATGTGCATTTTAAGGATTTTGAAAAATTAAAGAGAGAATTAGCTGAAGTAGACTTAGAGGTAGGCGCTTGTGGCCCTCGTGTCAGAACTATAACTGCTTGCCAGGGAGTGAGTTGTTCTCATGGTCTAATTGATAGTCAGAAAATAGCTAAAAAGATTGATGAGAGACTTTTTGGTAAAGCAGGGTTACCCCATAAACTAAAAATTGGAATTACAGGATGTCCTAATGCTTGCATTAAGCCACAGGAAAATGACATCGGCATTATGGGAGTTATGTCCAAAAGATTTAAGAAAGATTTATGTAATCTCTGTGGCCTTTGCGTAGAAGTCTGCCCGGTAAAAGTGATCAAGATAAAAAATAAGAAGCTCGAATTTAACCAAAGTAAATGTATTGGATGTGGAGACTGCGTATTTAGTTGTCCTCCAGGAGCCTGGGAGAAGGTTACAGAAGGCTTTCGCCTATTTTTAGGTGGGAAGATGGGCAAATTCCCCAAATTGGGTATTAAGGCAATTGATTTTATATGTTCAGAAGAGGAATTATTGAGAATAGTAACGCAAGCTTTTGAGTTTTATAAAAAAGAAGGAAAGAAAGGAGAGCGTTTCAGAGATACACTTGAGCGTTTAGGTCTTAAATATTTTATAGGTAGATATTGTGATTAA
- a CDS encoding sulfurtransferase TusA family protein, producing the protein MNEVRIDERIDLSGVICPMNFVKTKLKLEEMGEGQVLEIILDDGEPIRSVPRAVKEEGHEILKVEKIDGCWKLLIKNNR; encoded by the coding sequence ATGAATGAGGTAAGAATTGATGAAAGAATCGACTTATCCGGCGTTATTTGCCCCATGAATTTTGTTAAGACAAAGCTTAAACTTGAAGAAATGGGCGAGGGGCAGGTTCTCGAGATAATTTTAGACGACGGCGAACCTATTAGAAGTGTCCCTCGGGCTGTGAAAGAAGAGGGGCACGAGATTCTAAAAGTGGAGAAAATAGATGGATGTTGGAAATTGTTAATTAAAAATAATAGGTGA
- a CDS encoding threonine synthase, translating to MSYVKGLKCKECGRNYPKEALYVCEYCFGPLEVDYDYEKIRKCLTREIIASRPKNLWRYRELLPIDGEPTDGLNSGFTPLIRAKRLEKALGVKELYIKDDSVNHPTLSFKDRVVAIALSKAKEFGFDTVACASTGNLANSVAAQAAIANLKSYIFIPADLERGKVIGTLIYKPVLVAVEGNYDQVNRLCSEIATKHKWAFVNINIRPYYAEGSKTYGYEIAEQLGWKAPKHIISPCAGGSLITKIWKSLKEFHKLGLIEKPNTKIYAAQAIGCCPIVTAVKENSEIIKPVKPATIAKSLAIGNPADGVYAVGTVKESGGWAEDVSDGEIVEAIKLLATTEGIFTETAGGVTLGVTKKLIEQGKIPKDESIVVCITGNGLKTQEAVAEEIGKPIKIKPNIALFEENVKGG from the coding sequence ATGAGTTATGTAAAAGGATTAAAATGCAAGGAATGTGGTAGGAATTATCCGAAAGAGGCTTTATATGTATGTGAGTATTGTTTTGGCCCCTTAGAGGTTGATTATGACTATGAGAAGATAAGGAAATGCTTGACGAGAGAAATAATAGCGTCAAGACCAAAAAATCTCTGGCGTTATAGAGAACTCCTACCTATAGATGGAGAACCTACAGATGGTTTAAACTCAGGATTTACTCCTTTAATAAGAGCTAAAAGATTAGAGAAGGCATTGGGTGTAAAAGAGCTCTATATAAAGGATGACTCTGTAAATCATCCCACACTATCTTTCAAAGACAGGGTGGTTGCAATAGCTTTGTCTAAAGCAAAAGAATTTGGTTTTGATACTGTAGCCTGTGCATCTACCGGCAACTTAGCAAATTCTGTGGCGGCGCAGGCTGCGATTGCTAACCTTAAAAGTTATATCTTTATTCCTGCTGACCTTGAACGCGGCAAGGTCATTGGCACCCTCATTTATAAACCTGTTTTAGTGGCAGTTGAAGGAAATTATGACCAGGTAAACAGATTGTGCTCAGAGATTGCTACAAAACACAAGTGGGCATTTGTCAATATAAATATCAGACCTTACTATGCCGAAGGCTCAAAGACATATGGATATGAGATTGCTGAGCAATTAGGATGGAAAGCGCCAAAACATATAATATCTCCTTGCGCAGGAGGCTCTCTCATTACCAAGATATGGAAGAGCCTGAAAGAATTTCATAAGTTAGGCTTGATTGAGAAACCCAATACCAAAATTTATGCAGCCCAAGCCATTGGATGCTGCCCTATAGTTACTGCGGTAAAAGAAAATTCTGAAATTATAAAACCTGTTAAGCCCGCAACTATTGCTAAATCCTTAGCCATAGGAAATCCTGCTGATGGAGTATATGCAGTTGGGACTGTAAAAGAGAGTGGCGGATGGGCAGAAGATGTATCTGACGGGGAGATTGTTGAGGCAATAAAACTTTTAGCCACAACGGAAGGTATATTTACTGAGACAGCTGGAGGAGTAACTTTAGGAGTTACAAAAAAATTAATTGAACAGGGCAAAATTCCTAAAGATGAATCTATTGTTGTGTGCATAACTGGAAATGGATTAAAGACTCAAGAAGCAGTTGCAGAGGAAATAGGTAAACCAATAAAAATTAAACCTAATATCGCCTTGTTTGAAGAAAATGTAAAAGGAGGTTAA
- a CDS encoding MoaD/ThiS family protein: protein MPITVRVPTLLQKFTQNQAEVKAKAANINTLIDDLEKNFPGIKERICDETGKVRRFINIYVNGEDVRFLQQDETLLKEGDEVSIVPAIAGGQRTTENHR from the coding sequence ATGCCAATCACAGTCAGAGTTCCTACGTTACTTCAGAAATTTACTCAGAATCAGGCAGAAGTTAAAGCGAAGGCTGCAAACATAAATACGTTAATTGATGATTTAGAGAAAAATTTTCCAGGAATCAAAGAGAGGATTTGTGATGAGACTGGTAAGGTACGCAGGTTTATCAATATTTATGTAAACGGAGAAGATGTGCGGTTCCTGCAGCAAGACGAAACACTTCTTAAGGAGGGGGATGAAGTTTCAATCGTACCTGCTATAGCCGGTGGGCAGAGAACAACGGAGAATCATAGATGA
- the moeB gene encoding molybdopterin-synthase adenylyltransferase MoeB gives MSSLREDQIERYSRQILLPHVGGKGQEKLLNGKVLIIGAGGLGSPCALYLASAGVGRIGIVDSDKVDLSNLQRQILHSTKDIGRAKVESAKDKLNGINQDVEVTPYNIRLTSENILDIIRDYDIIVDGSDNFPTRYLVNDACVLSKKPLSHGGIFKFDGQAMTILPGNNACYRCLFPEPPPPGLVPSCQEAGILGAVAGIIGVVQANEVLKYILDIGNLLTGKLLVFNALDSSFRHVKVPKDPKCPICGESPTITKLIDYEEFCSLRRKEVN, from the coding sequence ATGAGTAGCCTACGCGAAGACCAGATTGAACGTTATTCCCGCCAGATACTTCTTCCACATGTAGGCGGAAAGGGACAAGAAAAACTTTTAAATGGCAAGGTGTTAATAATAGGCGCCGGAGGGCTGGGTTCTCCCTGTGCTTTATACTTAGCTTCCGCAGGTGTTGGCAGGATTGGGATTGTAGATTCAGATAAGGTTGACCTCAGTAATCTTCAGAGGCAGATTCTCCATTCTACAAAAGATATAGGAAGAGCAAAGGTAGAATCTGCTAAAGATAAACTTAATGGAATAAATCAAGATGTGGAAGTTACCCCATATAATATTAGGCTCACTTCAGAGAATATTTTAGATATTATAAGGGACTACGATATAATTGTAGATGGCTCTGATAATTTCCCAACACGCTATCTGGTAAATGATGCCTGTGTTCTTTCTAAAAAACCGCTTTCTCATGGTGGTATATTTAAATTCGATGGTCAGGCAATGACAATTTTGCCTGGTAACAATGCCTGCTATAGATGTCTATTCCCTGAACCTCCGCCACCTGGGCTTGTGCCGAGCTGCCAGGAAGCAGGAATTTTAGGAGCGGTTGCAGGTATAATCGGGGTAGTTCAGGCAAACGAGGTATTGAAATATATCCTAGACATAGGTAATCTTTTGACTGGAAAACTTTTAGTTTTTAACGCGTTAGATTCTTCTTTCAGGCATGTAAAAGTACCAAAAGATCCAAAATGTCCAATATGTGGTGAAAGCCCGACCATAACAAAACTAATAGACTATGAAGAGTTTTGTAGTCTAAGACGAAAGGAGGTGAATTGA
- a CDS encoding NIL domain-containing protein, translating to MTKKMMHLVFPQKLIKKPVIFTMAKKYNVVPNIRRARVTETVGEVTLELSGTKNDLEKAIKYLEKSSVKVEPIVGDIVE from the coding sequence ATGACAAAGAAAATGATGCATTTAGTATTTCCCCAGAAATTGATTAAAAAGCCTGTGATTTTTACTATGGCAAAGAAGTATAATGTAGTTCCAAATATCCGAAGAGCCAGAGTTACTGAGACTGTAGGAGAGGTAACTCTGGAATTAAGCGGCACAAAAAATGATTTGGAGAAGGCAATAAAATATTTAGAGAAGAGCAGTGTAAAAGTTGAGCCCATTGTGGGCGATATAGTGGAATAA
- a CDS encoding sulfide-dependent adenosine diphosphate thiazole synthase, with translation MPKKIFSQVGEKEVTRAIVQEFSKQFLEYVESDCIIIGGGPSGLMAGKELAKEGHKVLIVERNNYLGGGFWIGGYLMNKITVREPAQEVLIELGVPFVKAVDGLYVADGPHACSKLIAAACDAGVKFANMSIFDDVVLREENRVAGAVINWTPIKALPREITCVDPVALEAKLLIDATGHDACVVKVLEERGLIKTKGFGAMWVERSEDLLVEHTGVAHPGLIVIGMAVSTTYGLPRMGPTFGGMLLSGIRGAEVAKKLLASD, from the coding sequence ATGCCGAAAAAGATCTTTAGTCAGGTTGGAGAAAAGGAAGTTACTCGAGCGATTGTTCAAGAGTTTAGCAAGCAGTTTCTGGAGTATGTGGAAAGCGATTGTATTATTATCGGCGGCGGTCCTAGCGGTCTGATGGCGGGTAAGGAATTAGCAAAGGAAGGCCATAAGGTTTTAATTGTAGAGCGGAATAATTATCTTGGCGGCGGTTTTTGGATTGGCGGTTATCTGATGAATAAAATAACCGTAAGGGAACCGGCTCAGGAAGTATTGATTGAGCTGGGGGTGCCTTTTGTGAAGGCGGTTGACGGGCTCTATGTAGCAGACGGCCCGCACGCCTGTTCCAAACTCATTGCCGCTGCTTGCGATGCCGGAGTAAAATTTGCTAATATGAGCATATTTGACGATGTCGTTTTGCGTGAAGAGAACCGCGTGGCAGGGGCTGTAATCAACTGGACTCCGATAAAGGCATTGCCGCGCGAGATTACCTGTGTTGACCCGGTGGCATTAGAAGCAAAACTTCTTATTGACGCTACCGGCCATGATGCCTGTGTGGTGAAGGTGTTAGAAGAAAGAGGATTGATTAAGACAAAAGGCTTTGGGGCAATGTGGGTAGAGAGGTCTGAAGATCTGCTGGTAGAACATACGGGTGTAGCTCATCCGGGATTAATAGTTATTGGTATGGCTGTGAGTACTACTTATGGGCTTCCGCGGATGGGGCCGACATTTGGAGGAATGCTGCTTTCAGGGATAAGAGGTGCAGAGGTAGCAAAGAAGCTGTTAGCTTCCGATTGA
- a CDS encoding homocysteine biosynthesis protein, translating to MAKTIKEINEKIKKGEAVVVTAGEIIDIVEKKGVAEATKEVDVVTTATFGPMCSSGAYFNIGHTKPKMKLGGGRTYLNDVPAYAGFAAVDVYVGATAIPDDDPRNKVFPGEFKYGGGHVIEDLVAGKDLKLVATAYGTDCYPRKKLETWINIKDMNEAVLFNPRNVYQNYNVAVNPSDKIIYTYMGTLKTKLGNANYCSAGQLSPLLNDPYYKTIGIGTKIFLGGGTGFVVWQGTQHNPAVKRKDNGVPQAPAGTLAVLGDLKQMSSEWLRGTTMQGYGVTLTVGIGIPIPILNEEICRYTAVKDEEIWAQVIDYSEAYPQGKKDSLGEVNYAQLNSGEITVEGKKVPTGNLSSYSKAVEIANILKEWIEKGDFLLSEPVAYLPGPETGYTFKPLNERPIE from the coding sequence ATGGCAAAGACAATTAAAGAAATTAACGAAAAGATTAAAAAGGGAGAGGCTGTAGTAGTTACCGCCGGGGAAATTATCGACATTGTTGAAAAAAAAGGTGTTGCTGAAGCGACCAAAGAGGTAGATGTAGTTACTACTGCAACCTTTGGTCCGATGTGCTCATCCGGCGCATATTTCAATATCGGACATACTAAGCCGAAGATGAAACTCGGGGGAGGCAGAACATATCTGAATGATGTGCCGGCTTATGCAGGTTTTGCTGCTGTGGATGTTTATGTCGGAGCTACTGCCATACCTGATGATGACCCGCGAAATAAGGTTTTTCCCGGAGAGTTCAAATATGGCGGGGGTCATGTGATTGAAGATTTGGTAGCAGGTAAGGATTTAAAATTAGTAGCTACTGCCTATGGCACTGACTGTTATCCTAGAAAAAAATTAGAAACATGGATAAACATTAAGGACATGAATGAAGCAGTGCTTTTTAATCCGCGCAATGTTTATCAAAACTACAATGTAGCAGTGAATCCATCTGATAAGATTATCTATACCTATATGGGAACACTGAAAACTAAATTAGGCAACGCCAATTATTGTAGCGCTGGACAGCTTTCGCCACTTTTGAATGACCCGTATTATAAGACTATTGGTATCGGGACGAAGATTTTCTTAGGGGGTGGAACGGGTTTTGTGGTCTGGCAAGGTACGCAGCATAACCCGGCAGTGAAACGCAAGGATAACGGAGTCCCTCAGGCACCAGCAGGAACATTGGCAGTTTTAGGGGATCTTAAACAGATGAGTTCAGAGTGGCTGCGAGGAACGACAATGCAAGGCTATGGAGTAACCCTCACCGTTGGCATTGGCATTCCTATTCCAATTCTGAATGAGGAGATATGCCGATATACAGCAGTGAAAGACGAGGAGATTTGGGCTCAAGTTATTGATTATAGTGAAGCCTATCCGCAGGGGAAAAAGGACAGTCTTGGTGAAGTGAACTATGCTCAGCTCAATAGTGGAGAGATTACTGTTGAAGGGAAGAAAGTACCTACCGGAAATCTATCAAGTTACTCCAAAGCAGTAGAGATTGCTAACATCCTGAAGGAATGGATTGAAAAAGGCGATTTTCTTCTGAGTGAGCCTGTGGCCTATCTGCCCGGCCCAGAGACAGGATATACCTTCAAGCCACTAAATGAAAGACCTATTGAATAA
- a CDS encoding 4Fe-4S binding protein translates to MISKRMVLHFPHKLVDQPIVCKLVRDYNLEFNILKAYVTPREEGLLVLELSGEGEDYKQGIQYLTEVGVKVQPLSQDIIRNERRCTDCGVCVPICPTGALVVESLTRKVHFYDNKCIACGFCVKACPVRAMEVHF, encoded by the coding sequence ATGATCTCTAAAAGAATGGTTCTTCATTTTCCCCATAAACTTGTAGACCAACCGATAGTATGTAAGTTGGTTAGAGACTATAATCTTGAGTTTAATATCTTAAAGGCTTATGTTACCCCCAGAGAAGAAGGTCTCTTAGTTTTAGAATTGAGCGGAGAGGGCGAAGACTATAAACAAGGCATCCAGTATTTGACAGAGGTCGGAGTAAAAGTACAGCCTTTATCTCAAGATATCATTCGCAATGAAAGAAGATGTACTGATTGTGGCGTCTGTGTTCCGATTTGTCCTACTGGTGCCTTAGTAGTAGAGTCTTTAACTAGAAAGGTCCATTTCTATGACAATAAATGTATTGCTTGCGGATTTTGTGTAAAAGCTTGCCCAGTCCGAGCAATGGAGGTGCATTTTTAA
- a CDS encoding TolC family protein — protein sequence MFWKKNVPLIILIFYSLFSLLFAESILKEKTIVLQDLVNEAIGNNPEIQAAYYNWQAAMEKIKQVSSLPDPKAKYTYFGEKVETKVGPQEAKYGLSQKIPFPGKLSLKAKVQSKHVDMFREKYEATKREVIKNIKLVYYDIFWVDKAIQITEEEKTILESLERVAQRKYESDIVPQQDVIKAQVELSKLINKLFLLKQNRKSLEAKMNSILNRPKGTELRRIDTVKPIEFKYKLDELHQIAKSSKQELLIANLDVERAEHEKSLVRLDRFPDFTFGFDYIQVGNGHTSVSNDGQDAWMGTVSVNIPIWFGKLRYQLKEKEVKLAASKKNYQNIENSVTYEIEDVYFKITTYKDIILLYKTALMPQTEQSFEAARTGYETGRVDFLNWLDAERALLQTRLAYYKVIVDYQKSIAFLERVVGKNL from the coding sequence ATGTTTTGGAAGAAAAACGTCCCTCTTATTATATTGATATTCTACAGTCTTTTTTCTCTTTTATTTGCTGAGTCTATACTAAAAGAGAAGACAATAGTTTTGCAGGACTTAGTTAATGAAGCGATAGGGAATAACCCAGAGATTCAAGCTGCTTACTATAATTGGCAGGCCGCTATGGAAAAGATCAAACAGGTATCAAGTCTTCCTGACCCTAAGGCAAAATATACCTACTTTGGGGAAAAAGTCGAAACAAAAGTTGGCCCACAGGAAGCGAAATATGGCTTGTCACAGAAAATTCCTTTTCCAGGGAAACTCAGCCTAAAAGCAAAGGTTCAGTCTAAACATGTAGATATGTTCAGAGAAAAATATGAAGCCACAAAACGTGAAGTCATAAAAAATATTAAACTTGTTTATTATGATATTTTCTGGGTAGATAAAGCTATTCAGATAACTGAGGAAGAAAAGACTATATTAGAAAGTTTAGAGAGAGTGGCTCAAAGAAAATATGAGTCAGACATTGTACCTCAACAGGATGTGATTAAAGCCCAGGTAGAACTTTCAAAGTTAATCAATAAATTATTTCTATTGAAACAAAATAGAAAGAGCCTTGAGGCAAAGATGAATAGTATCCTTAATAGACCAAAAGGTACAGAGTTGAGAAGAATTGATACTGTCAAACCAATAGAGTTTAAATATAAGCTTGATGAGCTGCACCAAATAGCTAAATCCTCAAAGCAGGAGCTATTGATAGCTAATTTGGATGTAGAGAGGGCTGAACATGAGAAATCTTTGGTCAGATTGGATCGTTTCCCTGACTTTACATTTGGGTTTGACTATATTCAAGTGGGAAATGGTCATACATCAGTATCTAATGATGGCCAGGACGCCTGGATGGGAACGGTTTCAGTAAATATTCCTATATGGTTTGGCAAATTGAGATATCAACTCAAAGAGAAAGAAGTAAAATTGGCAGCAAGTAAAAAAAATTATCAAAATATAGAAAATAGTGTAACTTATGAGATAGAGGATGTATATTTTAAGATTACTACTTACAAAGATATCATTTTATTATATAAAACTGCATTAATGCCACAGACAGAGCAGTCTTTTGAAGCGGCAAGAACCGGCTACGAAACAGGCAGAGTTGATTTTTTAAACTGGCTTGATGCGGAAAGAGCACTTTTACAAACAAGGTTAGCTTATTATAAAGTAATAGTGGATTATCAGAAATCCATTGCATTTTTAGAAAGGGTTGTGGGTAAAAATTTATAA